In Dermacentor variabilis isolate Ectoservices chromosome 11, ASM5094787v1, whole genome shotgun sequence, one genomic interval encodes:
- the LOC142564686 gene encoding uncharacterized protein LOC142564686 isoform X1, producing the protein MCTTCSAVGCRNMPPMPGVSFHTFPKCPKLRRLWVLAMKRDCWQPTPSSRLCSAHFRDEDYVHDPSIALRMGFEPFSKLLKPGVVPSVFDHNRKKEHKIRGAFEKRQRKEIVNEALAAYESSPAALRSTTSHLCQKHMKSPSSGLALITTGQQVLRCHDVKIMATMPGCDKVNPKESISIGTNTHHPKRNQGLMTERPMLRNAAVQTGKQVISTTTLCGIQLTHKRKGKRGHVQRR; encoded by the exons ATGTGTACGACCTGTTCTGCGGTTGGGTGCAGGAACATGCCTCCGATGCCCGGGGTGAGCTTCCACACGTTCCCCAAGTGTCCCAAGTTGCGCAGGTTGTGGGTGCTGGCCATGAAGCGCGATTGCTGGCAGCCCACACCGAGCAGCAGACTCTGCTCGGCGCACTTCAGGGACGAGGACTACGTCCACGACCCGAGCATCGCCCTGCGAATGGGGTTCGAACCATTCTCGAAGCTTTTGAAGCCCGGCGTCGTTCCCTCTGTGTTCGACCACAACCGCAAAAAGGAGCACAAGATTCGAGGAGCTTTCGAAAAACGCCAGCGAAAGGAG ATCGTCAATGAGGCCTTGGCAGCTTATGAATCATCACCTGCAGCACTTCGAAGCACCACGTCACACTTGTGCCAGAAGCATATGAAAT CACCATCATCAGGCCTGGCCCTTATCACCACAGGTCAGCAAGTTTTGAGGTGTCATGATGTCAAGATAATGGCAACGATGCCAG GCTGTGACAAAGTGAACCCAAAAGAGTCCATCTCCATTGGAACGAACACGCACCACCCAAAGCGCAACCAAGGCCTGATGACAGAGAGGCCCATGCTTCGGAATGCAG CCGTGCAGACTGGCAAACAAGTCATTTCGACGACGACCTTGTGTGGAATCCAGCTCAcacataaaagaaaaggaaaaagagggCATGTACAAAGAAGATAG
- the LOC142564686 gene encoding uncharacterized protein LOC142564686 isoform X2, translating to MCTTCSAVGCRNMPPMPGVSFHTFPKCPKLRRLWVLAMKRDCWQPTPSSRLCSAHFRDEDYVHDPSIALRMGFEPFSKLLKPGVVPSVFDHNRKKEHKIRGAFEKRQRKEIVNEALAAYESSPAALRSTTSHLCQKHMKCQQVLRCHDVKIMATMPGCDKVNPKESISIGTNTHHPKRNQGLMTERPMLRNAAVQTGKQVISTTTLCGIQLTHKRKGKRGHVQRR from the exons ATGTGTACGACCTGTTCTGCGGTTGGGTGCAGGAACATGCCTCCGATGCCCGGGGTGAGCTTCCACACGTTCCCCAAGTGTCCCAAGTTGCGCAGGTTGTGGGTGCTGGCCATGAAGCGCGATTGCTGGCAGCCCACACCGAGCAGCAGACTCTGCTCGGCGCACTTCAGGGACGAGGACTACGTCCACGACCCGAGCATCGCCCTGCGAATGGGGTTCGAACCATTCTCGAAGCTTTTGAAGCCCGGCGTCGTTCCCTCTGTGTTCGACCACAACCGCAAAAAGGAGCACAAGATTCGAGGAGCTTTCGAAAAACGCCAGCGAAAGGAG ATCGTCAATGAGGCCTTGGCAGCTTATGAATCATCACCTGCAGCACTTCGAAGCACCACGTCACACTTGTGCCAGAAGCATATGAAAT GTCAGCAAGTTTTGAGGTGTCATGATGTCAAGATAATGGCAACGATGCCAG GCTGTGACAAAGTGAACCCAAAAGAGTCCATCTCCATTGGAACGAACACGCACCACCCAAAGCGCAACCAAGGCCTGATGACAGAGAGGCCCATGCTTCGGAATGCAG CCGTGCAGACTGGCAAACAAGTCATTTCGACGACGACCTTGTGTGGAATCCAGCTCAcacataaaagaaaaggaaaaagagggCATGTACAAAGAAGATAG
- the LOC142564686 gene encoding uncharacterized protein LOC142564686 isoform X3, producing MCTTCSAVGCRNMPPMPGVSFHTFPKCPKLRRLWVLAMKRDCWQPTPSSRLCSAHFRDEDYVHDPSIALRMGFEPFSKLLKPGVVPSVFDHNRKKEHKIRGAFEKRQRKEIVNEALAAYESSPAALRSTTSHLCQKHMKCCDKVNPKESISIGTNTHHPKRNQGLMTERPMLRNAAVQTGKQVISTTTLCGIQLTHKRKGKRGHVQRR from the exons ATGTGTACGACCTGTTCTGCGGTTGGGTGCAGGAACATGCCTCCGATGCCCGGGGTGAGCTTCCACACGTTCCCCAAGTGTCCCAAGTTGCGCAGGTTGTGGGTGCTGGCCATGAAGCGCGATTGCTGGCAGCCCACACCGAGCAGCAGACTCTGCTCGGCGCACTTCAGGGACGAGGACTACGTCCACGACCCGAGCATCGCCCTGCGAATGGGGTTCGAACCATTCTCGAAGCTTTTGAAGCCCGGCGTCGTTCCCTCTGTGTTCGACCACAACCGCAAAAAGGAGCACAAGATTCGAGGAGCTTTCGAAAAACGCCAGCGAAAGGAG ATCGTCAATGAGGCCTTGGCAGCTTATGAATCATCACCTGCAGCACTTCGAAGCACCACGTCACACTTGTGCCAGAAGCATATGAAAT GCTGTGACAAAGTGAACCCAAAAGAGTCCATCTCCATTGGAACGAACACGCACCACCCAAAGCGCAACCAAGGCCTGATGACAGAGAGGCCCATGCTTCGGAATGCAG CCGTGCAGACTGGCAAACAAGTCATTTCGACGACGACCTTGTGTGGAATCCAGCTCAcacataaaagaaaaggaaaaagagggCATGTACAAAGAAGATAG
- the LOC142564279 gene encoding uncharacterized protein LOC142564279: protein MSCWEDMMQAVGEMGDPDELANSEGLVMLKLEKPLPSGRTIPQQLTADASRSVLTTDQEGLAGCRSFLIKQCYSTVLFAGLPALKSAKGFLAAAKDIVGKAQELIIVHNRDLVADLMSWFSKVTRLILYHDLMLQMESSSHVREMAHTSHLCQVWGTTPAVGTEELFLCPLTLTTLVANCPMLSEIQAPLDEIVMLADRFRIQSPHPPPLLGECRELKLGSHFRRPNRNALMMGDASLACIEKALERYPHLEQLQVTTTSRKVLTRITEFSRLKRINIMYAAQGGMCPFDPYITKMLQALALTHLTLKYFEGAHLSTIARTCKNLEYLSLLGCNICDEKIQSGMFSKLKSLEISDSIMDDAFFTLLNVTKGLTNLYLDGEWIISAYVGGPPNMSHQRPIHPAMEQLTLVTDWTLPQLCVVPEEVRRLVESMPVLKRLSTDSYDIRLCVQNYYPRVTVAWTMCATCTAEFPKIGIVQHEIWLIAHCDEEDEEKK from the exons ATGAGCTGTTGGGAGGACATGATGCAAGCTGTTGGGGAGATGGGGGACCCCGATGAGCTTGCCAACAGTGAAGGCCTTGTCATGTTGAAGCTGGAGAAGCCGTTACCAAGTGGCCGTACCATCCCCCAACAACTGACAGCCGACGCCAGCCGCTCTGTGCTCACAACAGATCAGGAAGGCCTTGCAGGCTGCCGAAGCTTTCTTATTAAGCAGTGCTATTCCACAGTGCTCTTTGCCGGTTTACCCGCGCTGAAGTCAGCGAAGGGATTCCTCGCCGCTGCAAAGGACATCGTCGGGAAGGCACAGGAGCTGATCATTGTGCACAACAG GGATCTGGTTGCAGACCTGATGTCCTGGTTCTCCAAGGTGACTAGGTTGATCCTGTACCACGACCTGATGCTGCAGATGGAGAGCTCAAGTCACGTGCGGGAGATGGCACATACGTCCCACCTCTGCCAGGTCTGGGGCACCACACCAGCAGTCGGCACCGAAGAGCTCTTCCTCTGCCCTCTGACACTCACTACACTGGTTGCAAACTGTCCCATG CTGTCAGAAATCCAGGCACCGCTGGACGAGATTGTGATGCTCGCGGACCGGTTTCGGATACAGTCGCCACATCCGCCGCCCCTGCTCGGTGAATGCCGGGAGCTGAAGCTGGGCTCGCACTTCCGACGGCCGAACCGCAATGCCTTAATGATGGGCGATGCAAGCCTGGCTTGTATAGAAAAGGCACTCGAACGGTATCCACACCTCGAGCAGCTGCAG GTAACAACGACATCCCGGAAGGTCCTTACCCGCATCACGGAGTTCTCTAGGCTGAAGCGCATTAACATAATGTACGCCGCTCAAGGTGGAATGTGCCCTTTCGACCCTTACATCACCAAGATGCTGCAAGCGCTGGCCCTAACACACCTGACACTGAAGTACTTCGAAGGGGCGCATCTTTCAACCATTGCTCGCACCTGCAAAAACCTCGAGTACCTTTCCCTGTTGGGTTGCAACATCTGCGATGAGAAGATTCAATCAGGCATGTTTTCGAAACTGAAATCACTCGAGATCAGCGACTCGATCATGGATGACGCATTCTTCACCCTCCTGAACGTCACCAAGGGCCTAACCAACCTTTACCTCGATGGCGAGTGGATCATCTCGGCGTATGTCGGCGGGCCGCCCAACATGTCGCACCAACGGCCCATCCATCCAGCCATGGAGCAACTCACCCTCGTCACAGACTGGACGCTGCCGCAATTGTGTGTGGTGCCCGAGGAAGTGCGCAGGCTGGTGGAGTCGATGCCAGTGCTCAAGCGCCTAAGCACGGACAGCTACGACATCCGCTTGTGCGTGCAGAACTACTACCCGCGCGTGACGGTGGCATGGACAATGTGCGCGACCTGCACGGCCGAGTTCCCAAAGATTGGCATAGTGCAGCACGAGATCTGGCTTATAGCGCACTGcgacgaggaagacgaagaaaaaaagtaG